One window from the genome of Cyclobacterium amurskyense encodes:
- a CDS encoding Lrp/AsnC family transcriptional regulator, whose amino-acid sequence MDNSIKVKFDKIDRKILEILQGNAKITNAQLSKDIGLSPAPTLERVKKLEQSGIIKSYHAKLDPEKIGLGVSTFVLVGLIGHNKSNIDAFMKEINQIPEVIECHHITGTGDFILKIISKDINSYQKLMLEQVSEIKEVDSMQSMVILSTFKDSKVLPIPA is encoded by the coding sequence ATGGATAATAGTATAAAAGTGAAATTTGACAAAATTGACCGTAAGATTTTAGAAATTCTACAAGGCAACGCAAAAATCACCAACGCGCAGCTTTCAAAAGATATAGGATTGTCACCAGCACCAACTTTAGAGAGGGTGAAAAAATTGGAACAATCAGGAATAATAAAAAGCTATCATGCCAAATTAGATCCGGAAAAAATCGGACTTGGTGTTAGTACTTTTGTGTTGGTAGGATTGATTGGTCATAATAAGTCCAATATAGATGCCTTTATGAAGGAAATCAACCAAATTCCAGAAGTGATAGAATGTCACCATATCACAGGAACGGGAGATTTTATTTTGAAAATTATATCAAAAGATATTAATTCTTACCAGAAATTGATGTTAGAGCAGGTAAGTGAGATTAAGGAAGTAGATTCAATGCAGTCTATGGTTATCCTTTCTACTTTTAAGGACAGCAAAGTATTGCCTATCCCAGCTTAA
- a CDS encoding NAD(P)-dependent oxidoreductase: MKNINGKKLKIGIVGTGGIGRGLAKLIARREDMVISKILTRREGVISDLGVSQEFLTTSPEEVLDSSDLIVVSTGDPIYSTEIIDKAFVYGLPVVTMDADTQVLTGSWLSKRGVITEANGDQPGCLAALNKEVIQMGFKPLVYGNIKGFLNKKPSLEDMLFWAQKQGYSLSSVTSFTDGTKLQIEQAFIANGLGLDIVKTGLVGYETSDFESGAFALGEIAQKQNAVISDYIISKESPPGVFITATHQEDLAEELTTYKMGKGPFYLLYKPMHLCFFEIPNSILNLVNNNEILLDNGDVPSVSVGTIAKKNLTSGSFIDKGIGGMEVRGEAIKITDCTNHVPIGLMNKVQLKRNIEEGEIITFDDINIPDSLALEAWKSTLSDVAVKNRLSIKVSC, encoded by the coding sequence ATGAAAAACATAAACGGCAAAAAACTAAAGATCGGTATAGTGGGCACCGGTGGCATTGGGAGAGGCTTAGCTAAGCTCATTGCAAGAAGAGAAGATATGGTCATTTCAAAAATATTGACCAGAAGAGAAGGGGTGATTAGTGACCTTGGGGTTAGTCAGGAATTTTTAACCACTTCACCTGAAGAGGTTCTAGATAGCTCGGATTTAATTGTGGTAAGTACAGGAGATCCCATTTATTCAACAGAAATTATTGATAAAGCATTTGTATATGGACTTCCAGTAGTAACAATGGACGCCGATACTCAAGTGCTTACCGGGTCATGGTTGTCCAAACGCGGAGTGATTACAGAGGCAAATGGAGATCAACCTGGGTGTTTGGCCGCACTTAACAAGGAAGTGATTCAGATGGGATTTAAGCCTTTGGTTTATGGAAACATTAAAGGTTTTCTAAACAAAAAACCTTCGCTTGAAGACATGTTGTTTTGGGCACAAAAACAAGGATATAGTCTTAGTTCTGTTACATCTTTTACAGATGGAACAAAACTTCAAATTGAACAAGCATTTATAGCAAATGGCTTGGGTTTAGATATCGTTAAAACAGGTCTTGTTGGCTATGAAACTAGCGATTTTGAAAGTGGTGCTTTCGCTTTAGGCGAAATTGCCCAAAAACAAAACGCTGTCATCAGTGACTACATTATCTCTAAAGAATCGCCTCCAGGCGTTTTTATTACCGCCACCCATCAAGAGGATTTGGCAGAGGAGTTGACTACCTATAAAATGGGTAAAGGTCCATTTTATTTGCTATACAAACCCATGCACTTGTGCTTTTTTGAAATACCTAATAGTATTTTGAATTTGGTAAATAATAATGAAATCTTGCTTGATAATGGAGATGTACCTTCAGTAAGTGTAGGGACAATTGCTAAGAAAAACTTAACCTCAGGATCTTTTATTGACAAAGGAATCGGTGGAATGGAAGTTAGAGGAGAGGCTATCAAAATAACTGACTGCACCAATCATGTTCCTATTGGTTTAATGAATAAAGTTCAATTAAAGAGAAATATTGAGGAAGGAGAAATAATTACATTTGACGATATTAATATACCAGATTCTTTGGCTTTGGAAGCATGGAAAAGCACGCTTTCAGATGTAGCTGTAAAAAATCGATTAAGTATAAAAGTAAGCTGTTAA
- a CDS encoding tetratricopeptide repeat protein, whose protein sequence is MKYTQIALSLLLLINCVVLTEAQAQMEPVTDVNKKESGYLLLDKGLQFRITDAINSMYNFDFENAERGFQVMRYTYPEHPLPYFLMGLSQWWKIVVAVDNRSHDALMLKYMDLTIEKAEKLIEENPENKEAAFFLAGAYGFQGRLHSERKNWTSSTFASKNALKYLELSRGEEELNPELLLGDALFNYFSVWIPENYPLLKPIMLLFPKGDQKLGLKQLEEVAESSFYARIEAQYFLFRLYATEEKKPFKALEITSYLHGKYPNNPYFHRHFARQLYAVGRGVEARDVSLEILKRIKEGWTGYEATSGRYAAFFVAQSYDRMGQPERAMPYYLQSISFGDELEAQESGYYLFSLLQVGKILFKKGNKKEAKRYLVTVKDNSKRRHPANKEAREFLKKNKL, encoded by the coding sequence ATGAAATATACCCAAATCGCATTATCTCTTTTACTATTGATAAATTGTGTTGTTCTAACTGAGGCTCAGGCTCAGATGGAGCCCGTAACTGATGTGAATAAGAAAGAAAGTGGTTACCTTCTGCTTGATAAAGGGCTTCAGTTTAGGATTACCGACGCTATCAATAGCATGTATAATTTTGACTTTGAGAATGCCGAAAGGGGTTTTCAAGTAATGCGGTATACTTATCCAGAACATCCACTTCCTTATTTTTTAATGGGATTGAGCCAATGGTGGAAAATTGTTGTAGCTGTTGACAACAGGAGTCATGATGCGCTTATGTTAAAATACATGGATTTGACAATAGAGAAAGCAGAGAAACTCATTGAGGAAAATCCTGAAAATAAAGAAGCAGCATTTTTTCTGGCCGGGGCCTATGGGTTTCAAGGGCGTTTACATAGTGAAAGAAAAAATTGGACTAGTTCAACTTTCGCAAGTAAAAATGCGTTAAAGTATCTGGAATTAAGTAGGGGAGAGGAAGAGTTGAATCCGGAATTATTATTGGGCGATGCATTGTTTAATTATTTTTCTGTTTGGATACCTGAAAATTACCCTTTATTAAAGCCAATAATGTTATTGTTTCCTAAGGGAGACCAAAAGTTGGGTTTGAAACAACTGGAAGAGGTAGCGGAAAGCTCTTTTTATGCTCGAATAGAAGCGCAATATTTTCTATTCCGATTGTATGCCACCGAGGAGAAAAAGCCTTTTAAAGCCTTAGAAATTACTAGTTACCTTCATGGTAAATATCCAAATAACCCCTATTTCCATAGGCATTTTGCAAGGCAATTGTATGCTGTAGGTAGAGGGGTAGAAGCTAGGGATGTTTCTTTAGAAATTCTAAAGCGAATAAAAGAAGGTTGGACAGGTTATGAGGCAACAAGTGGAAGGTACGCTGCCTTTTTTGTCGCTCAAAGTTATGACCGAATGGGGCAGCCGGAACGAGCCATGCCTTATTATTTGCAATCCATATCTTTTGGAGATGAGTTGGAAGCACAGGAAAGTGGTTACTACTTATTTTCACTTCTTCAGGTTGGAAAAATTCTATTTAAGAAGGGGAACAAAAAGGAAGCCAAGCGGTATTTGGTTACAGTCAAAGACAATTCGAAACGAAGACACCCGGCTAATAAGGAAGCGAGAGAATTTTTGAAAAAGAATAAACTTTGA
- a CDS encoding MATE family efflux transporter: protein MFKGFKDNFDKTFTLAYPVMLSQLGQVMVGVADNIMVGRLGAVPLAAASLANSIFFVVLMFGIGISMAVTPMVAAADGEGKTGKIGRLLNHGFVINTVSSFLLFLFILAVSPVLKLINQPQEVVVLAIPYLLIITFSLLPFMFFQTYKQFIEGLSQTKQAMFITVIFNLLNIGLNWLLIYGNWGFPELGLNGAGWATLISRVFMAWALYIYVTKSNRYKNYIRGLRLKQIRLTIIKKMLGIGIPTGLQFIFEVGAFSTAAIMMGWIGVNALAAHQIAINLASISYMMASGLSAAAMVRVGNQLGKRDISKLREVGFSIFGMVTVFMSVFAILFLLLKNYMPLLYIDDPLVIKMAASLLIIAGIFQISDGLQVVALGALRGLSDVKIPTLVTLLAYWVVGLPLGYFLAFKLHWNELGIWIGLLIGLTLTAIMLLYRFNSLSSKLRRQFDKPKV from the coding sequence ATGTTTAAAGGGTTTAAGGACAATTTTGATAAGACATTTACCCTGGCTTATCCGGTAATGTTAAGTCAACTCGGCCAAGTGATGGTTGGGGTAGCAGACAATATCATGGTAGGTAGATTAGGAGCCGTCCCACTAGCAGCTGCTTCTCTTGCCAATAGTATATTTTTCGTTGTCCTAATGTTCGGGATTGGTATTTCCATGGCGGTAACTCCTATGGTTGCGGCGGCAGATGGAGAAGGAAAGACTGGGAAAATCGGGAGGTTGTTGAATCATGGTTTTGTTATCAATACAGTGTCCTCATTTCTACTTTTCCTATTTATCCTAGCTGTCTCTCCAGTACTGAAGCTTATAAATCAGCCTCAAGAAGTAGTGGTGCTAGCTATTCCATATCTGTTGATCATTACCTTTTCTTTACTGCCGTTTATGTTTTTTCAAACATACAAGCAGTTTATAGAAGGGCTTTCTCAGACTAAACAAGCCATGTTTATTACTGTTATTTTTAATCTATTGAATATTGGTCTGAATTGGTTGTTAATTTATGGTAATTGGGGATTTCCAGAATTGGGATTGAATGGTGCTGGATGGGCGACTTTAATATCCAGGGTATTTATGGCTTGGGCTCTGTACATTTATGTAACCAAATCAAATCGATATAAAAACTATATACGTGGCTTACGCCTCAAGCAAATAAGGCTGACTATCATTAAGAAGATGCTAGGCATAGGTATTCCTACAGGCTTGCAATTTATTTTTGAAGTAGGGGCATTTAGTACTGCAGCCATTATGATGGGGTGGATTGGTGTCAATGCCTTGGCAGCCCATCAGATTGCCATTAATCTTGCTTCAATTAGCTATATGATGGCTTCGGGCTTATCAGCAGCAGCAATGGTTAGAGTAGGTAATCAACTTGGAAAAAGAGATATTTCAAAACTCAGAGAAGTTGGCTTTTCTATATTCGGAATGGTGACGGTGTTTATGTCCGTATTTGCCATCCTCTTTCTTTTGTTGAAAAATTACATGCCTTTACTCTATATTGACGACCCACTGGTAATAAAGATGGCTGCCAGTCTGTTGATAATTGCTGGAATTTTTCAAATCTCTGATGGATTACAAGTTGTTGCTTTAGGAGCCTTGAGAGGGCTTTCAGATGTGAAGATACCCACCCTAGTAACACTTCTTGCCTATTGGGTGGTAGGCTTACCTCTTGGCTATTTCCTCGCCTTTAAGTTGCATTGGAATGAATTGGGTATTTGGATTGGGTTGTTGATTGGTTTAACACTTACGGCCATTATGCTTCTTTATAGATTTAATTCCCTTAGTTCCAAATTACGTAGACAATTTGATAAACCTAAAGTTTAG
- a CDS encoding NUDIX domain-containing protein, whose amino-acid sequence MKNPWTTISKKEVYDNPWIKVEEHQVITPTNKQGIYGKVSFKNLAIGILPLDENEYTWLVGQYRYTLDEYTWEIPMGGGPADQTSLESAQRELKEETGLLANEWTEILKIHTSNSVTDEVGYVYMARDLTQGETEFDDTEDLKIRHLPFKEAYEMVLNGQITDAISMAAILKTSILLKK is encoded by the coding sequence ATGAAAAATCCGTGGACAACAATTTCTAAAAAAGAGGTGTACGACAACCCTTGGATCAAGGTAGAAGAACACCAGGTAATAACTCCGACCAATAAACAGGGAATATACGGGAAAGTTAGTTTTAAAAACCTCGCTATAGGTATTCTTCCGCTTGATGAGAATGAGTATACATGGTTGGTTGGGCAATACCGCTATACCTTAGATGAGTATACATGGGAGATACCAATGGGAGGAGGGCCAGCCGATCAGACATCCCTAGAAAGTGCCCAAAGAGAACTTAAGGAGGAAACGGGACTATTGGCAAATGAATGGACAGAAATATTAAAGATCCATACCTCCAATTCAGTAACTGATGAAGTTGGATATGTTTATATGGCTAGAGACTTGACACAAGGCGAAACAGAGTTTGATGATACGGAAGATTTGAAGATTCGGCATTTACCCTTTAAGGAAGCCTATGAAATGGTTTTGAATGGTCAAATTACTGATGCCATCAGCATGGCTGCAATTTTAAAAACTTCAATTTTATTGAAAAAATAA